In Deinococcus irradiatisoli, the genomic stretch CAGCCAACGGCGACAGCGACAGCGCATAAAGGTTGTAGGCATTGACCGGCTGACTGGACGTGCCCAACTTGAGTATTGCTCCGGCAACGTGCAGTTCAGGATTGTCCCAGCCGACGATGCTCACGGGTAACCCTGCTCGAACCACCGCACTCGCCAGGGTATTAGCGTCGAGATAGACCTGTTGATGGACATAATCGCGGACCAGAAGCCGGCTGAAAAAGGGATCGAGTTCGCCCTCGCCGGTATCGACCAGGATGGGGGCAGACACTTGGGGAAACTTCAAGGTAGGCCGGGTCAAACTGCCGCTCACCTCGACGCCGGCCTTGAGGAGTTCGCTGCGCAGCCCCTGAGGATCAACGTAGGTAAACGGGCCGGGCAAGGTATACACCGGCTGGTAGCCTGGCACCTGCGCCAAACTGTGCGACAAACTGGCTACCGCAAACAGCGCCGCCCATCCACCTAGGAACGTCATCATGCTGGTCCGTAACACCTGTGGCCCCAGATAGAGCTTGAACATTCCCCGATTGACCTGCTCTGGCCCGCCCAACTCACTTAGCACCTGGCGACTGGCTTGGGCCGAGCTTTGCCCAAGCAGCATCAACTCCTGACATCGGGCTTCGATATGACCACGCAGCTCAGCTTGAATCGCTTGCCGCTCCCGGCCCCGGCTGCCCCGGCTG encodes the following:
- a CDS encoding permease prefix domain 1-containing protein, whose protein sequence is MSDSDELSRYIQRASRGSRGRERQAIQAELRGHIEARCQELMLLGQSSAQASRQVLSELGGPEQVNRGMFKLYLGPQVLRTSMMTFLGGWAALFAVASLSHSLAQVPGYQPVYTLPGPFTYVDPQGLRSELLKAGVEVSGSLTRPTLKFPQVSAPILVDTGEGELDPFFSRLLVRDYVHQQVYLDANTLASAVVRAGLPVSIVGWDNPELHVAGAILKLGTSSQPVNAYNLYALSLSPLAEHLGLREPLSLRWTESPLSSTHTLQVQVRPDEVYALVTVMRMPTHFDPQLTNPLVLAFDLVRASGTGALTFHLPYDLFYLQLTSDPQDLLQGAQALRDPARRNTYASAAQPAPALLLRLSGQISPQDGAYAVIPRQERSAGY